In Dama dama isolate Ldn47 chromosome 26, ASM3311817v1, whole genome shotgun sequence, a single genomic region encodes these proteins:
- the LOC133047005 gene encoding UL16-binding protein 1-like, with amino-acid sequence MGGPETRLGFLVLLLIVCFSGTPGDAHSLSYNFTIDPQPRPGQLWCNVEGDVDREVFLSYDCGHAKIIFTSPLGEEVKTMKSWETQIETLRDIRDHLRVFTLEKPMVTDPLTLQARMTCRCEDDRHISGSWQFGLNGLMSLHFDSENGHWRVDHPGGRWMKEKWENDRDVTNFLKKISMGDCGAWLQAFMGRWEKMLKTSASPTTGPSAVQPRATAIKSKAWILPVLLTSFIITVFLG; translated from the exons ACGCTCACTCTCTGTCCTATAACTTCACCATCGATCCTCAGCCCAGACCTGGACAGCTGTGGTGTAACGTTGAAGGTGATGTGGACAGAGAGGTTTTTCTGTCCTATGATTGTGGTCATGCTAAGATCATATTCACTAGTCCATTGGGAGAAGAAGTGAAAACCATGAAGTCCTGGGAAACACAGATCGAAACTCTCAGAGACATCAGGGACCATCTGCGTGTCTTTAcactggagaaacccatggtCACGG ACCCTCTCACCCTGCAGGCCAGGATGACATGTCGCTGTGAGGATGACAGACACATCAGTGGATCCTGGCAGTTTGGCTTGAATGGACTAATGAGCCTCCACTTTGATTCGGAGAATGGACACTGGAGAGTGGATCACCCTGGAGGCAGATGGATGAAAGAGAAGTGGGAGAATGACAGAGATGTGACCAACTTCCTGAAGAAGATCTCCATGGGAGACTGTGGGGCCTGGCTTCAGGCTTTCATGGGGCGCTGGGAGAAAATGTTGAAGACCTCGG CATCACCGACCACGGGCCCCTCTGCAGTCCAGCCCAGGGCCACAGCCATCAAGTCCAAAGCCTGGATCCTCCCTGTGCTCCTCACCAGTTTCATCATAACTGTCTTCCTGGGCTGA